The Ailuropoda melanoleuca isolate Jingjing chromosome 15, ASM200744v2, whole genome shotgun sequence genomic sequence ggctccttgctgagcaaggagcccaatgcaggacctgagccaaaagcagacgcttaaccgactgagccacccaggcatcctgacacTTCTTTTTACTGTGTCGTAcataaggagaagaaaacaagcagATTCACAGTCCCCACCCCCTAAGAAGGCTCCTGCTTCCAACctaaacaaaaacagtaaaacttGCTTTTGCTATTGATCTACAAGCCCTCCATCCTGGCATTTGACTACAGGAATTGAATAACTAGCCACTGCCACCACACGACGTCAGGGGCAAAAATGTCACGAGACAGAATCACAATCCTGCAATATCAGACCAAAGGCATTCTCTAGCCAGTTGAAGTAGAAATCAAGTTGAGTTGTCCCAGATTCAACTGTCACCACATCCACTCAAACAGTCTTTAATGATAGTAGAGAAAATGACTGAGTAACTATTACATACTATGCATTGTGCCAGGACTCACAAAGTGCAGGATGTTGTTTCTGAGTAAGGATAATCAGAGAGAACCATCAAAGGAGTAGTGAGAGGGCTCTCCAAATTGCTGACGTTGACAAAGATTTGCTTCTTTTGCATTTTAGTCCTTGATGCAAAATAACTGCCTTTTATTGGACTACACCCAGCTCACCTCACAGAACTTGAGGAAATTATAACCTCTGTGACTAGCTGAACATAGTAATCTCCACAGGCCATAGGAGTTTGCCGTGGTTGGCAAAGAGTTACTCAATAAAAGCAGCAAAGATCAGATGGAAAGCTTAGTACACACTCACATCCTTCTCCTGGATGGTGCACTCCTTACAATAATAGGCATCAGAGACTCCAGGGCCTCCACAGATCACACAGCGCCCCTGGTAAGAGCCATAATTACACTCATCACATATGCGCACCAGAGTGCAGGGACGCACGTAGGAGTCACAGATCACACATTTGCCATCACCTGTGAAGAGAGACTGGCATTATTCCCACATGCAAGTACCTCCTTAAGTCTACTGCCCTCCTTCTGCTATGGGGAAATACAGTAGTCTCCACCTGATAGTGACTTTAGGACCCTCTATTTTGGTATCACAAAACTCAGCTAACCCAGTGTCCATCTCAATCCCTTCAACATGTAAGTTAACCAacgaatatataaagagcttagaaCATTGCCTTATAGACAAGAAGTCTATATCATTACTGGTAAAGAACTGTATATGTGTGTTTTGGGGACAGGGTCAGGCTATCTCCTGCCCAAAGCTAGAGATTTTCTTAAAACCTAAACATAATGTTTAAAATGTGCAAGTTGGAGCGGGGAGATGCAGAGGGCTTTGGTTGCAGCCTGGTACTCAACTCACATACTTTCAGGCACACCTATTCAAAGCCCTCTTTGTGGCACTGCTGGATGCCCGATTGCTGGCTTTACACAAAATGTGAGGGGAAGATGTGGGGTGTTTGGAGGGCATGTTCCACTCACATTTTTCACACAGTCTTCCGATGGCTGCAAGATCAAAGATGGTAAAGAGTACAGTTAGAATTGATTTTGACGATGAGGGGAAAGATCCTCGAGTTGGGGGTGGCGACACAGCAGGGACTGCAGTGAGCTCTAAAGGTTCTTATCCATTTTACCCTCAACATAAGCTTCCATCCAAAGCAGACCCACACCCTTCTAAGGCCGCTCCCAGGTCCTGGGCAATCTGAGTTTCTCCGGACATCACTTCGGCCGCCCGCCTCTGGCTCCCAGGACGCGCGCCCCCGCCCTCTCTGCATCAGAGCCCACAAACCCGCGCGCTCCCGAGCTACCAACCGTAAGGCGGGAAACGTGGCGCCTCCCAGGCAAAACCCTAAGAATGAGATGGGAACCTctgacacccccgccccccgcagctCCTAATACCATCCCCACCCAGACAGCTGGGAGCAGGAAGCTGCCTCACCAACACCAGCCTGCTTGCGGCAAAAGATTAAATCCGGATGATGTTTAGCCATAGTTCCAACGCAGGCCGGCCACCGGAAGCTTAAAGAACTTCCGTCCGACCTTTAACctccatttcccagcctcccgGTCGCCGTGATTGGTCCTCCAGTGTTCAACAAGGCCCGCTCGCTCTCGCTCGCTCTCGCGTGATCAAAACCTTAAGTTAAAAAATAGGTTTCCGTCGTGGCTTGGGGAGCCAGGTCCTGGCAGATGCATGgaagtcattaaaaagaaatgccttTGCCAGATTTGGATGGAAGAGACAACTGAAATTTGCCCTTCGATAACACACCTGTGTGTCCGGTATTTACTTCCGCAAGTGTTTTTATGGAGCTCTTTTCCTTTCAGGTTTCCGTTTCTAACACGGGAGCTCCACCCACTGTGCTCTCCGGGCTCTGGCCCCTCTACCAAGGCCCCGCCTTCACCGTTATGCGTTTCTCTTCAGGCCACGCCTCTGCCCCAAAGCTTTAAATGCGCAGTGGTTCACGTCATTTTCACGCGACCTCATCTTTGTCAGTGCACAAAATGGCGCCTTACAGCCTACTGGTGACCCGGCTGCAGGTGAGCGAGCTCAGGGCCCTCTGGGTTCACGAGGGCGGGGTGCCTCCTACTGTGCCTGCGGCTGTGGGCGAGGCAAGGCGAGGCGGGCCCGACCTCCTGCCGACTTTTCGTGTACCTGTCGCGGCCGCGGGCTCAGCGCCGGTGCCCGCTCCTCCCGCGCCCGAGGTCAAGGCGTCCCCGGCTCGGCTGTCCTAGTCCTGTCCCCTCCCCGTGGGAAGCGTAGGTCCAAGCAGCGGCTGTCAGGTGAAGCGTGAAGGCACCCCGTTCTGAGGACTGCACTCCCCTGTCTTGTAGGGTGTCTTTCCGTTCCTCAAGGTGAGGACAAGGTGACTGGGGGGCGCGGTCGTTGTGGAGCCCGCTAGGCCCAGAATCTGAAGGCCTCACTTCTCATCTCTCGGCAGCAGAGTCCTGCCAGCCAGGTGCATCTACGATTGACAGGCCTGGAGACTGTAGAAGAGATTAGTACCCTGTTCCATTTTAAAAGTATCCTGCGGAACATAGAGCCAAGAATGTAAGGGGACTTTCCTGGCCCAGACATAgtaaataataatcataacagTATTCTCTCATCTTTGCAAGATTGCAAGACTCCTAATTTCTCATCATGTCATTTGATTCATATAATCATTTGGTGAGATGATAATTCTCATTCGATAGGTGACAAAACTGCTAGAAAGTAGGTGAAAGTTTGTGCTCTCTTGAGTGTCACCGAGGTCCTGTGGCCAGAGCGTCTGCCCTACTTACCCTTTTGTTCTTGTTCATGTCATCCTGTCTTCTGCGAGCCAGCGTGTGATCCTTGAGCTGACATTTGTTTTTGTGAGAGTACCAGTATAGAGTATTTTGAGCTCAGTTAGTTGCTTTTCAGTTACTAGGTGGGAGGTTAAAAAGACTCAACAGTTTGACCTTGACTCTCCTGTCATGAACCATCTAGAAAATTGACTGTGACTGCCAGATGATTTTCTTCACTTCTGACTTGACAACACTAGGAAGGTGTTATATGGAAGGTTTCAATGTCAAGCAtgtattttgttaataaaaataaagcaagcaatAAAGTAGAGATTCTCTGACCACCTTTTACATTTCACTTTGTGAATCTGCTTTGAATCAAGTGGCACAGCTTTGAtcataaaattaaagaagttATGTGCTATACTCTAAGGAAGCATTGTGTtactagggttttgtttttttttttaaacacgtTGCTTAAATTTAGACCATAtggtttaaaatgaaatcatcattTGTCTTAAATACTTCTGATCCTTCAATTCTGTGCAAAGATAAGGGGTTTGCcctaattatctctttaaaattttgattttctaggttaataagaaagaaaggtagttgttttttcctaattctgCAGTCCCATGATCTAGTGAAATCAGGCAATATTATTTGATGGTTAAATGATTACAGATTTAGTGATCTTGGAAGAGAGGACTAATATCACAGTATTTTTGAACTGAAAGGATTTTAGAAAGCATTAGTGTTAGACTAGTATAGAAAGAGATCTGGGCCATAGTTCGTATGCTTCCCTGaccctgtgaccttgagcaaattattttgaattctagtttcctcatctgtcagttTGGGATaccaataaatgcttattgagtaCTTGGTAGTAGGCTTCCATTCAGATTGTTATGAAGtgataagaaaatggaatatatttgtTTGTGGTCATCGTGTGGTCCAACCGCCTCTTTTACAGATGGATAATCTAAGACCTTGGCAGCCTGGGTGACTTCCAGTAGCAGAGTCATGATTAAAATCCAGGTGTCCTCGTTTGTTCATGCAGCTAAGATGAATGAATAGCAGTATACCACACTGCCTCCACAACAGCCAGGCTGTCTTAAGTAATGGCCAGCTAATACTGTCCTCTGAGAACCTTGTAAATTTACCTCTTTTGTGTTTAGCTACATTTGAGAAGTAATGGCACTACTTTAGTTGTCATCTCTGCAGAACCCTGTCCATGCGTTCAGTTTATTCCTACCTCATTCACAGCATATTTATTGAGTAACCACCACTTGCTTCGAATTCAATGGTAAGCAAAGCAGACAGTTCCCATCCTTGTGGAACTTCTATATTCTAATGTGTTTTACTGCAGAGGGCCTTGGAGTATTTCTcagccaaaatatttttcttctacccTTGGCTGGACCAAAGGTGAAGGTAAGTAATAAAATGATGACAATTACAACTGCCATCAAGAGTAGCTGACATTTACCTTACTGTGTGCCAGTAATCCCACATGATCTGTGAGATATGGCAGACCTATTGGCTCTGTCTAATAGACAAACAGGATTAGAGAAGAAACACAGTATGATGGTTAAGAACCTGGATTCTGGCATCACACTATCTGGACTCGAAAGCTGACTCTGATATTCCCGAGCTGTGACTGGGCAgattacttgacctctctgtacctgttccctcatctgtaagataCAGATAATGACAGTACATCTGGCTTATCTAATTATTGTATTACAGCTGCAAACTATTTAGAACCCTGCCTATACCTAGTAAGTGCTGTATAATTAAGTATAATTAAGTTAAGTAACATGAAATAAACTTGCCTAGGGCCTTATCACTAGTCATTAGCGGGTGTGATTTGAATCTGTACCTTTTTGATTCCAGAGTCTGAGGTCCTAGCACCTGCACTATACTGCTTCCCTTTGGCATCAAGACTCAGCCTATCAACCAGGGCACCATTACTGCTTCATAACCTGAGAACAGATCTCAAGTTGAAAGTGTTCCACTGTTTAACAGTGCCTGCCACCAGCTGGTAAAGttagaaacagtgaaaaaaatggagatgaaCATTTTGAAAAACCCCATTTACTCtctggtgtttattttttatttgtgtgcaCATGACTCTGGATGGTAGATAAAAGGGGTTGGGCACTTGCAGATATGTTTCTTAGGTCTTTGGTTTTGCCTTGAGGTAATGGGTTGCTGAGTTCtcatgtgaccttggggaagtcctGTAACCTCACATGTAAATCCGAGATGGCCTTAACTACAAAGGAGTCTGACAAATTTGGCAGAAGTTAAGTTCTCTATAAAGTGCCTTAACTACAAAGGAGTCTGACAAATTTGGCAGAAGTTAAGTTCTCTATAAAGTGCCATGTTAAAAGAACAGCAACCACCTTGGGAATTAGGAAACGGGTCATTCTGGTTGCATGTCACTGTAGTACCATCTCCGGGATCCTGTAGTCATCTGTTGAATGgaattgagtaaatgaatgaatgaatggatgagtaaaCAAACTTCAGTCTAAAATTTGGCAGAGGGAGTAGAGTCACCATCTTGAGAACTAGGGGAGTACATTGTTGCCTTTTGAACTAGCTGTTTCCAAAATGTTCATTGAATGCTTTACTATATGCCTAACACTGTTCTAGACCCTACCAGTGCAACAGTGAACAAAAGTAGTGGATCTTATGTTGTAGTTCTgggcaaacagaaaataaacaagtagacAACATTGTAGCTACTAAGTGCTAGGAGAAGGGGAAAATAGGATCCTGTGGTAGAgaaggaagggtgtgtgtgtgacatctgGGGTGGTAGGGGAAGGCCCTTcagaaaaggtgacatttgagctgataCTTAAATAATAAGAAGGGAGtccttcaatatattttttttaagatttgatttatttcaaagagagagcatgagctggtggggggagggacagagggagagggggaagccgactcccccctgagcagattgcctgatgtgggactccatcccaggaccctgagatcatgacctgagccataggcagacgctcaaccaactgagccacccaggtgccccagcccttcAGTGTTTGGGAGGAGAGATTTCAAGTAGGAGCAGCATGTGCAAAGCACCGGATGTAGGTAAGTATGAGCTTAGTGTGTTGAAGATAAGAAATAAGGcccatattggggcacctggctggctcagttgatggaatgtgtgactcttgatctcagggttgtgggttcaagcttcatgttgggtggagagattacttttaaaaaaaatttttttttttttaaagatgttattgacagagagaggacaagcaggggaagtggcagacagagggagcgggagaagcaggcttcctgctgagcagggagcccaatgcagggctcagtcccaggaccctgggaacatgacctgatgagccaaaggcagatgcttaacctactgagccacccaggcaccccttaaaaacaaaatctttaaaaaaagaaaaaataaggctaGTGTGGCTGAGGTATTGAGAGGAAGTTCTGAGCAAGAGGTGGGGGCCAAGGTCATGTAGGCTTGGGTTTTACCCCTAGTGGAATGAAAATCCCTTGGAAGGTTTTGTCCCTCTAGCCCCCAATGGGAAGGTTTTAAGCCAGGGAGTGATAGGATCTAATTTATGGTTGAAGAAAATCATTCTGGTTGCTGCATGGATGATGAACCACAGTGGGACAAATGAGGAGGTAGGGAGGCCAGTGGGGGCTGTTGGAATCATCCAGGGAGTGGTGATGTCTGGAACTAGGGTTCTGGTAGTGGAGATAGTTTGGAGGCAGATCAGTTGGACATGGAGTGTGAGGGATAGGGAATAATTAAGGATGAAACCTAAGCAACTGAGGGATGGGTGAACTTGAATTCGGTAGTTACATGTTTGGATAGTACTTGTAACATGGCCAAAGTTTGTTCATAAATTCTTGATCCTTCCATCGACTCTCAACAACTACCTgtatttcacaggtgaggaagccGGATGGGGTCAGGTGTGTTGCCCAGGGATCCCTCACCTGAGTATGAACGTCATTCCGAATTGAGCCCTTTTCTGTTTGCGGCCTTTTTCTGTTACTTGGTAACTCCCAGAGGGCCATCTGGTTAGTGCTTCAAGTGAGTGTTGATGCTTGAGCCGTCTGCCTTCATTGGCTCCAGCTCTTTGACACACTTGTTTTTTCCTGTACTTGGTTTGAAAGGCAGTGGTAGGCCCTGGGCCTCTTAGTATGCAAGATGGGAGGAACTACAGGGAGACTGCTTGCattctttaaaaagcagaaagaatatcAGAACCCTGAGAGAGACTTCCTCTGCTACGGACTTAGCTATCCTTATCCTAGTCTATGGCTTCAAGCAAGGTTTCAGCCCTCTGTGGCCCTCAGGTGACACATTTGAAAAACAGGACTATTGCTACCCTCCCATTAAGGGTCCTGAAGGCCtaataatatttgaaaagttctttaagCTCTAATACACTAAAAATTTGTGAAtagtttttgatgttattgtaggAATAGGCCctttaaaagagttatttatttatttatttatttatttattttaaggaataggCCCTTTCTGACATTGAGAATAggggcacatttttttttttttaaagattttatttatttatctgacagagacagccagcaagagagggaacacaagcagggggagtgggagaggaagaagcaggctcccagcagagcagggagcccgatgtggggctggatcccaggactccgggataacgccctgagccaaaggcagacgctaacgactgagccacccaggcgccccaggggcaaatttttttcctcagattGTTTCTGAATGGACCTGTAAACACTGCTCTTTATTTTGGGGGTCCCAAAAGGCATCCATAATGGTTTTCTTGGGTTCATTCTGCAAAACTTGGATCAAAGGAAAGGGCACCAGTTTTGGAGCCAGGTCTGGAATTCCACCTTAGCCGTGAGGCCATGGACAACATAGTTAACATTCtagagcctcagtgtcctcatctgtaagatgagcTTAGTACCTTTTGCCTCCCAGGATAGTTGTATTAAGTAGGACTGTGTATGTAAAATGCCCAGGGCAAATCTGGTGCGCGCCGTACAGGCGCTTGGTGAATGTTAGTCTCAGTCTCCCTCCTTGGAGATGGCTTCCGGCCTCCATTGCCTTGGCATTTATCCTGAGttcttatgtttaaaaaagacTGGCTCATAAAGcatctgctcaggtcgtgatcccagggcactgggatcaagtcccgtatggggctccttgctcagcgggaaacctgcttctccctctgcctacttttccttctgcctgctgctccctctgtctgctgctccccctgcttgtgctcgctctctctctgtctctgacaagtaaataaataaaatctttatttaaaaaaaaaaaagaaaaagacaggctCTAGGGAAACTGCTTGTTCCTCCCCTAATCTCCATGGACTTCGGGTATGTCGTAGTTCAGGAAACCCTTTCAGGTGCTGCTGTAAGAGttgggagaagaggcagaaatgaaTCTGTTGGCATCCTGATTTTATTCTCTAAGTTGAAGGGCAACATTGGGAAAATGAGCTTTAGAATTACATTTgtagtagttttttgttttttttttaagatttaatttatttatttgagagcaagagcaagcatGGGAGCACGAGGAGgcggaggcagggcagagggagagtgacaagcagactccccgttgagcagggagccccatgcggagcttgatcccaggaccccacagatcatgacccgagctgaagtcagatgcttaaatgactgagccacccaggcgccccacatttgtATTTTCATCATCAAAGTCTGGGTCCTGGGGGGAAGGTGGGCCCAGTGGGAGTATTTCTGCTTCCATCCTGCAGAGACTGGGACAGCTTCTGATTGGGAGCTTGAATTCTGAGGCCACTTGCAGGAGGAACCAAAGAGGTCTCAGAAGCCCCTCTTATCCCCAACACTTCGCTGCCTGTGTAGCTGGGTTCCTTCACCTTCTGCTGGACATTTatgttgttgttcttattgttCATTGAGAGAGCTGTAGAGAGAGCTGGTTTAAGACAGGGGCCCTGCCTGTGGATGAGCTTATATGCATAACTACACAATACGCTGGGCTGAACAAGGAGGGAAGGGGTGTGCTGGGGACGTGTTTGGTCTGTGCCACACCATCGCTGGTGTTAGAGATACCAGTCACTGAACTAGGTCTTATTTTACAAAGACTGCCTCATTTGCCCTTCACAACACCCCTAAGATATCATTAGCCTGAGAACCAGAGAGGCCAAATGGCTTGTCTGAGGTCACAGCTAACAAGCAGCAGGGCCAGATTTTGAATGCAGATTTGTTTGATTGCAGAACCCAGGGTTTTTACCACTCAGCTGAGCTGTTTCCCCAGAGTACTTCCCCAGGGGGTAGAGAGGAGAAAGTAGACCTCTGTGGAGTAGGCTGGATataggggacacagttcagttgCCTCCCTGCCCTGTTTGGATGTATGTTTATTTGGGACCTTGATTGCCTCCTGCCCCAAATACCAGCCAGATTTGAGAGGGAGAGGCTAGAGGGCTGAGTCCC encodes the following:
- the PHF5A gene encoding PHD finger-like domain-containing protein 5A isoform X1 yields the protein MAKHHPDLIFCRKQAGVAIGRLCEKCDGKCVICDSYVRPCTLVRICDECNYGSYQGRCVICGGPGVSDAYYCKECTIQEKDRDGCPKIVNLGSSKTDLFYERKKYGFKKR
- the PHF5A gene encoding PHD finger-like domain-containing protein 5A isoform X2 is translated as MAKHHPDLIFCRKQAGVGDGKCVICDSYVRPCTLVRICDECNYGSYQGRCVICGGPGVSDAYYCKECTIQEKDRDGCPKIVNLGSSKTDLFYERKKYGFKKR